CAGGGCGCGCAACACCTTCGTCGACGTGTTCAAGCCCGACATCGACACCCGCAAATGCAAGTTCGTCTGGCTGGGCACCAACCAGAAATTCGACGACGCCTTCACCTTCATCTTCGAGAAGACCGAGCATGGCTGGGTGTGGGCGCATGCCTACCAGTTCGACAGCGACACCGCGACCTTCATCGTCGAATGCAGCGAACAGACTTGGGCTGCCTTCGGCTTCGGCGCGATGTCGCAGCAGGAATCGATCGCCGTCTGCGAGCGTATCTTCGCCAAGCATCTTGGCGGCCACGCCCTGATGACGAATGCCAACCACATCCGTGGTTCGGCATGGATCAATTTCCCACGCGTGCTGTGCGAGCGCTGGTCCTACAAGAACCTGGCGCTGATGGGTGATGCAGCGGCATCGGCGCATTTCTCGATCGGCTCCGGTACCAAGCTGGCGCTGGAGAGTGCCGTGGCGCTGGCCGAGTATGTCGAGTCCGAGCCGGACCTCGACGCCGCGTTCCGCAAGTATGAGGATGCGCGCCGCACCGAAGTGCTGAAGCTGCAGTCGGCGGCGCGCAATTCGCTCGAATGGTTCGAGGAGGTGGAACGCTATCTCGGCCTCGATCCCGTGCAGTTCAACTATTCGCTTTTGACCCGCTCGCAGCGCATCAGCCACGAGAATCTACGGCTGCGCGATGCTGAATGGCTGGGCGGCGCGGAAGAATGGTTCCAGCGCCAGGCCGGAGCCGGCGGCAACAGCTTGCGCCGCGCGCCGATGTTCGCGCCGTTCAAGCTGCGCGACATGGCACTCAGCAACCGTGTCGTCGTCTCGCCGATGGCGCAGTACAAGGCCGTCGATGGCTGCCCGACAGATTGGCATTTCACCCATTATGCTGAGCGCGCCAAGGGTGGCGCCGGGCTCGTCTATATCGAGATGACCTGCGTCAGCCCCGAAGGGCGCATCACGCCGGGCTGTCCTGGCTTCTATGCGCCCGAACATGAGGCGGCGTGGAAGCGGCTGGTGGATTTCGTTCATACCGAGACCGAGGCAAAGATCTGCGCGCAGATCGGTCATTCCGGCGCCAAGGGCTCGACCCGGCTTGGCTGGGAGGGCACCGACGTGCCGCTGGCCTCCGGCAACTGGCCGATCATGTCGGCTTCGGCCGTGGCGTGGTCGCCACAGAACCAGGTGCCGAAGGCGATGGACCGCGCCGACATGGATTTGGTGCGCGAACAGTTCGTGGCTTCCGCCGAGATGGCCGATCGCTGCGGCTTCGACATGCTCGAAATCCATGCCGCGCATGGCTATCTCCTGTCGTCCTTCATCACGCCGGTCACCAACCGGCGCACGGACGAATATGGCGGCTCGCTCGAAAACCGCATGCGCTACCCGCTGGAAATCTTCCATGCCGTGCGTGCCGCATGGCCGACCGGCAAGCCGATCTCGATGCGCATCTCGGCCAATGACTGGGTCGGCATCGAAGGCGTGACGCCGGCCGACGCGGTCGAGATCGCACGGCTGCTGCATGAAGCCGGTGTCGACATCTGTGACGTCTCGGCGGGCCAGACATCGACGGCGGCAAAGCCCGTCTACGGCCGTATGTTCCAGACGCCGTTTTCCGACCGCATCCGCAACGAGGTTGGCATGGCGACGATGGCGGTCGGCAACATCTATGAGCCGGACCATGTCAACTCGATCCTGATGGCCGGCCGCGCCGACCTCGTGGCGCTGGCACGGCCGCATCTGGCCGATCCCTACTGGACGCTCCATGCGGCGGTGACACTCGGCGATCGTGGCGTCAAATGGCCCGATCCCTATCTACCGGGGCGCGACCAGCTCTACCGGCTGGCAGAGCGCGATGCGGCGGCGGGGCTGAAAGTATGAGTGCAACGCCAGCAGTCATGGGCCGGCACGCCCTTGTCACCGGCGGCGGCTCCGGCGTCGGCAGGGCAGTCGCCCTGGCGCTGGCGGGTGCCGGCGTTGACGTGACCATCTGCGGCCGCCGGGAAGCGGAACTCGCCAAGGTGGCTGATGAAAACGGCCGCATCTTCGGTATCGCCGCCGACGTCACTGACGAGACGGCAATGACGACCCTGTACCAGACGGCCGAAGCCGCGCGTGGCCCTATCGACATCGTCGTCGCCAATGCCGGCATGTCCGGCAGCGCACCGGCGCACAAGACAACTCTCAGCGACTGGCAGCGGACGCTCGACGTCAACCTCACCGGCTCGTTCCTGACGGTGAAGCCGGCGCTGGCCGGCATGGCCGCGCGCAAGACAGGCCGGATCATCTTCATTGCTTCCACCGCCGGCCTGAAGGGCTACGCCTACGTCGCACCCTATGTCGCGGCCAAGCATGGCGTCGTCGGCCTGATGCGGGCGCTGGCGGCCGAGACCGCCAAATCGGGCGTGACGGTCAATGCCGTATGCCCGGGCTTCGTCGAAACCGAGATGCTGGAGGACTCCATTCAGCGCATCATCGAAAAGACCGGCCGCTCGGCCGAGCAGGCACGGTCGAGCCTTGCCTCGACAAACCCGCAGGGACGCTTCATCCAGCCTGAGGAGGTTGCGGCGGCGGTGCTCTGGCTATGCGGCAATGCCGCCCAATCCATCACCGGACAGACGATCTCCATTTCGGGAGGAGAAACATGGTAGCCGGCCCTCTTCCCGCCCCGTCCGGCCCCGGCAAGGACCGCCTGCGGCTGTGGGTGCGCCTGTTGCGGGCGTCGCGAACCATCGAGTCCGAGCTGCGCGAGCGTCTCCGGCAGGAGTTCAACACGACGCTGCCGCGCTTCGATGTGATGGCGGCACTCTACCGCGCCCCCGAGGGCATGCTGATGAGCGACCTGTCGCGCTTCCTGCTGGTGTCCAACGGCAATGTCACGGGCATTGTCGACCGGCTGGTGTCTGAGGGACTTGTCGCCCGCGCGCGCCGCAACGGCGATCGCCGCACCTCAATGGTGCGGTTGACCGAGGAAGGGTCAAAGGCGTTCGACATCATCGCCGCCGCGCACGAAGGCTGGATCGGCGAACTGCTGGGCAATGTCAGCGAGGATGATGCACGCCGTCTGAGCGGCATGCTGAAATCCTTTCGAAGCAATTGGGAGGGCCGGGAATGACTAAGATGGCTGGTTTGAAGCCGAAGCATTTCCTTTGGCAGGTCGAGGGCAGGATCGCCAGGATCCGGCTCGACCGGCCAGAGCGCAAGAACCCGCTGACCTTCGAAAGCTACGCCGAACTGCGCGACACATTCCGCGATCTCGTCTATGCCGACGATGTCGACGCGGTGGTGTTCCTGCCCAATGGCGGCAATTTCTGCTCCGGCGGCGATGTCCACGACATCATCGGTCCACTGGTCAGGATGGAGATGAAGGAGCTGCTTGCCTTCACGCGCATGACCGGCGATTTCGTCAAGGCGATGCTGAATTGCGGCAAGCCGATCATCGCGGCGGTCGACGGCGTCGCGGTCGGCGCTGGCGCCATCATCGCCATGAGCTCCGATATCCGCATCGCCACGCCGGAGGCCAAGACCGCGTTCCTGTTCACGCGCGTCGGCCTTGCCGGCTGCGACATGGGCGCCTGCGCGATCCTGCCGCGCATCATCGGCCAGGGCCGCGCCGCCGAACTGCTCTACACCGGCCGCACGATGACCGCGGCGGAAGGCGAGCGCTGGGGTTTCTACAACCGGCTGGTCGATGCAGCGGCCCTTGAAGCAGATGCTCTCGACATGGCGGCGCGTATCGTCTCCGGCCCGACCTTCGCGCATGGCATCACCAAGACGCAGTTGAACCAGGAGTGGTCGATGGGTCTCGACCAGGCGATCGAGGCGGAAGCACAGGCGCAAGCCATCTGCATGCAGACCCGCGATTTCGAGCGGGCGTACAATGCCTTTGTCGCGAAGGAAAAGCCGGTGTTCGAGGGGAATTGAGGATGATCGGTTCAATGGAGACATCGGCGGGACAGCGCCCCCCTCTGTCCTGCCGGACATCTCCCCCACTTGGGGGGAGATTGGATGTGATCTCTGCTTTCGCCAATCGCCACCGCAGCAAAGAAAGCGCCGCAGGCGAAGGCGCCAATCTCCCCCCTCGTGGGGGAGATGTCCGGCAGGACAAAGGGGGGCGCCATAGAGGTCTCAATAGCGGAGGTGGAAGTGCCTGATCGTTCCTTCCTCAACTGGCCCTTCTTCGAAGACCGCCATCGCGAGTTGGCCGAACAACTCGACGCATGGTGCACGAAAAATCTGCCCGTCGATCACCATGATGTCGATGCCGCCTGCCGTGATCTGGTGGCAATGCTCGGCAATGACGGCTGGCTGAAGCCGACGGCTGTCGACACCGACAACCCCGGGCCGCTCGATGTGCGCACGCTGTGCATCACGCGTGAGACGCTGGCCCGGCATGACGGGCTGGCCGATTTCGCCTTCGCCATGCAGGGGCTCGGCACCGGTGCACTCAGCCTGTTTGGCACGCGTAGTCAGCAGGACTGGCTGGCGAGGACCCGCGCAGGCAGGGCGATCTCCGCCTTTGCATTGTCGGAACCGCGCTCCGGCTCGGATGTCGCCAACATGGAAATGACGGCCGTCGGTGACGGCGATGGTTATGTTCTCAATGGCGAGAAGACCTGGATTTCCAATGGCGGCATCGCCGATCTCTACATTGTCTTTGCCCGCACGGGCGAGGCGCCGGGCGCCAAGGGTCTTTCAGCCTTCATCGTACCGGCCGAGACGAAAGGCCTGACCATCGCCGAGCGGCTGGAAGTGATCGCGCCGCATCCGCTGGCGCGCCTCGCCTTCGACGGCGTCCGCGTTCCAGCTTCCGCGCTGATCGGCAAGCCGGGCGACGGTTTCCGCATCGCCATGTCGGTGCTCGACGTGTTCCGCTCGACCGTCGGCGCGGCAGCGCTCGG
The nucleotide sequence above comes from Mesorhizobium shangrilense. Encoded proteins:
- a CDS encoding bifunctional salicylyl-CoA 5-hydroxylase/oxidoreductase; translated protein: MKVAVLGGGPAGLYFAISMKLRDAAHEVTVFERNRADDTFGWGVVLSAETLENLSKNDPVSAVWIKKHFAYWDDIAVIHDGVRTVSTGHGFCGIGRKRLLVLLQRRARELGVKLMFETDIADPKPYMETHDLVVAADGLNSRARNTFVDVFKPDIDTRKCKFVWLGTNQKFDDAFTFIFEKTEHGWVWAHAYQFDSDTATFIVECSEQTWAAFGFGAMSQQESIAVCERIFAKHLGGHALMTNANHIRGSAWINFPRVLCERWSYKNLALMGDAAASAHFSIGSGTKLALESAVALAEYVESEPDLDAAFRKYEDARRTEVLKLQSAARNSLEWFEEVERYLGLDPVQFNYSLLTRSQRISHENLRLRDAEWLGGAEEWFQRQAGAGGNSLRRAPMFAPFKLRDMALSNRVVVSPMAQYKAVDGCPTDWHFTHYAERAKGGAGLVYIEMTCVSPEGRITPGCPGFYAPEHEAAWKRLVDFVHTETEAKICAQIGHSGAKGSTRLGWEGTDVPLASGNWPIMSASAVAWSPQNQVPKAMDRADMDLVREQFVASAEMADRCGFDMLEIHAAHGYLLSSFITPVTNRRTDEYGGSLENRMRYPLEIFHAVRAAWPTGKPISMRISANDWVGIEGVTPADAVEIARLLHEAGVDICDVSAGQTSTAAKPVYGRMFQTPFSDRIRNEVGMATMAVGNIYEPDHVNSILMAGRADLVALARPHLADPYWTLHAAVTLGDRGVKWPDPYLPGRDQLYRLAERDAAAGLKV
- a CDS encoding SDR family NAD(P)-dependent oxidoreductase; translation: MSATPAVMGRHALVTGGGSGVGRAVALALAGAGVDVTICGRREAELAKVADENGRIFGIAADVTDETAMTTLYQTAEAARGPIDIVVANAGMSGSAPAHKTTLSDWQRTLDVNLTGSFLTVKPALAGMAARKTGRIIFIASTAGLKGYAYVAPYVAAKHGVVGLMRALAAETAKSGVTVNAVCPGFVETEMLEDSIQRIIEKTGRSAEQARSSLASTNPQGRFIQPEEVAAAVLWLCGNAAQSITGQTISISGGETW
- a CDS encoding MarR family winged helix-turn-helix transcriptional regulator, whose amino-acid sequence is MVAGPLPAPSGPGKDRLRLWVRLLRASRTIESELRERLRQEFNTTLPRFDVMAALYRAPEGMLMSDLSRFLLVSNGNVTGIVDRLVSEGLVARARRNGDRRTSMVRLTEEGSKAFDIIAAAHEGWIGELLGNVSEDDARRLSGMLKSFRSNWEGRE
- a CDS encoding enoyl-CoA hydratase family protein, whose product is MTKMAGLKPKHFLWQVEGRIARIRLDRPERKNPLTFESYAELRDTFRDLVYADDVDAVVFLPNGGNFCSGGDVHDIIGPLVRMEMKELLAFTRMTGDFVKAMLNCGKPIIAAVDGVAVGAGAIIAMSSDIRIATPEAKTAFLFTRVGLAGCDMGACAILPRIIGQGRAAELLYTGRTMTAAEGERWGFYNRLVDAAALEADALDMAARIVSGPTFAHGITKTQLNQEWSMGLDQAIEAEAQAQAICMQTRDFERAYNAFVAKEKPVFEGN
- a CDS encoding acyl-CoA dehydrogenase family protein — its product is MPDRSFLNWPFFEDRHRELAEQLDAWCTKNLPVDHHDVDAACRDLVAMLGNDGWLKPTAVDTDNPGPLDVRTLCITRETLARHDGLADFAFAMQGLGTGALSLFGTRSQQDWLARTRAGRAISAFALSEPRSGSDVANMEMTAVGDGDGYVLNGEKTWISNGGIADLYIVFARTGEAPGAKGLSAFIVPAETKGLTIAERLEVIAPHPLARLAFDGVRVPASALIGKPGDGFRIAMSVLDVFRSTVGAAALGFARRALDESIKRVAERKLFGAPMAELQMVQGHIADMALDVDAAALLVYRAAWTKDMGAARVTREAAMAKLFATDKAQEVIDKAVQMHGGDGVRKGHIVESLYREIRALRIYEGASDVQKVVIARQVMGAA